The genomic DNA ATACATTGAGCATCTCGTTCGATAGCAAATTTGATGGCCTTTGCTGCGCGCTAAACCAAATTCAGTGACATGGAACACAAAACTGGAGGGATATCGATATCGTGTCAAGGTGACTCATTATTTTGAGCGCGTAATTTTTCAAACAGCCTCATTGGTCGGCCTCACCTTGGTGAGATCAACGGTCACGTACTGTGGAATCTCTATGTTTCCGGGGTTGGCCACGGGAATCGGTCCTCTATGATCATCTAATTCAGTAGAGGAAACCGCTTTGCCGCTGTCTGTCGTAGGCTGGTCCTTTCTCTTGCCCCAGAGGACCAGGTACAGCCCCACCACGATCACCATCGCACCCATGATCCTGCCAAAAAGAACCACCGATCGATATGTGCTTAATTGTTACATATTAATTATGCATACACCAACAAGAAACCGTGCTATCTGCTAAATATACTTTTAAAGATCGTAAAGGAATGAAACCCAACTCGACAGAGAAATTAGTCGTCAGGTCACTTGGACAGTTGGACTGACCTTCCCAAATACATGGTCTCGTGCAAGAGCAGCGAACCCAAAATGGCAGTGATGATCATGCTCAAAGGGTTGAAGGCCGTCACGAATACGGGTCCTTTGCTCCTCATGACCACTCCTTGGATGTAATATCCAGCCCCTGAGCATATCACCCCCTGCATTTATCattgttaattaattagattcAATCAAacaaacaattaattaattaattaattaaattatgagTGGGTGTctgatttaattaaattaattatatatgctTACACTGTAGAGGGAAGCTAAGAGGATGGCGTCGAAGTGAATGGCCCAAGAAGCCCTGTAGATTCCTCCTTCGAGGGCTATCGCGAAAATCGAGCCTTCCAGTGAGCCCATGAGGCATATCAGGGCTGTGAGAGTGAGCTCTACCGGGTACGATTTCAAAGTTATCGCCTATGAAGAAgatttaatcaattaaaatccCGGTAACAACTCAAGATCTAAGGTATGATCTCGTCTCTCATATTATAGACATTACTAATTGGTTAAGACTCAAagtttttgttaattattaatatgtGATTAAGGTATGatgaatgaattaattaattaattacttggaGGATGACAAAAGCAGCCCAGCAGAAACAGCCTGACATGATCATTAAGGCACCCTTGATGGGGTCCTGCTTAGGACCGGTCGTAGAAGAAGAGGCTAACGCTGAGGTGTCACTGTGATGGGCCCAAGGCAGATCAATCACCTTCCCTTTCACCAGCGTCATCAACATCGCCCCACCGACGGTCACGATCGTCCCCAGAATCTTCGCCTGGCTGTGGACCCTCTTCAACCTCACTTTCTCCAGCCTACCACAACAATTGACTACTATTGACCAATTGATTTTGTAAACATGATATGAAGTTTGTATGTGAACATGATCGATCAATAATGTCAGAAAAAAAGAGGCGGCTTGTGTGGTTAGCCCCGGTTACCGTAAACCAGATCAATGCtagctatttttttttttctcttgagAGGATTAGTATTTACCGGCAAATCCAAGCCATGATAAAGGCAAAGGCCGGGAGGACATTGCACATAGCGGACGTGAAAGTCGCGGTGGTGTACTTCAACCCCGTGTAGAACAGGTTTTGATCGATCACCGGCCTGCAACAGATAAATAGTCAGAGAAGGATGTTTCGAACTTCatgatgaaataataataataatatacgtTTTGTAGCTAGTATTTTGGGGAGAGCACGTACTCTAGTAATCCAAGAATCATGATcttaatgaagatggagagaGTCATCTTAGGCCTCTTTTTCCTGTCAAGCACATCATATCGAAACACATTGTTAGTAAATAATAATGTATTATTCTCATATCGTGATTGATTTATGATGCTCAGGCATACAGGGCAGTACATGAATGAATATTCAACTGGTCAAGTGCACCGCTTAGGCTCGATTTCTGATCAGTTTCAATCGAACGTCCATGTTCTAGCTAGCTTGATGGTTTCAACTTGTTGATTGGAAAAATGAGAACCCGAGAAAATCCAATTTTTAAGAGTTACTAatatttcagttttttttaataactaaaTATTCCAAAATTATTAAGCAAACACACTTGAATAAAAGTAACGaaataatcaataataataatagggaaaaaaaatactttgagagatgataataaattatatattatataaataccTTTCAAATGCAAGAGCAAAGGGGGCAATAACGAGAGTGGCAACGATATGACGATAGACCACAAACACATGTTGGTTCATTCCCTTATCTAGTGCAAACTTTGCAATGATGGACATCCCGGCGTACCCGAACTGCATGAATATCACCCCCAAGAATGGCTTCACCCTCGTTAACATTTCAGCGAGCTTCTTGGTATTCATACTCAAATATTGAGTTTTACCGATACTTCAACCGGTTTACGACCCAGTTTAGATTAttgcgagagagagagagaggaaaagatAGAGAGAGCTTCGGTAGAAGCTGTATGAAAATATGGATGATTGTTGAATGATGAGtagctctatatatatatatatatatgcccgcacatacacatatacatatatacacaaagACACATGCACTCACCAACTTCAGTTTCATGGGAGCCCAAACCATTCACGTTTTCTGCTAAGAATTCTAGGGATTCCATAAACTAAACCATTTCTTCAagcaatctctctctcttcccagCCCAGCCACCCACCCACCCCAATTTTACCAAAAATTTAACATGTGAAATAAAAACTTGAACCCATGGTTATATGTATTTGTGGTAGTAAAGCAAACTATGATGCAGTGAAGGCTTTGTtgaagttaattaattaaatctaaataaaaaagtagTGCAGCACATAATTGAAGAAATGGGTTCTAGTTGGGGTTCTCTTTGTTTTGCTGGTATAATTGATTTCGACATATAAACGTGTATATACGTATGTATTACATGTGAAGTTTGACATGAGAAACAAAATGGACTCACTATATGGGAGAGTGTTTTTCCTCCACGAGTCCACATCATTCGTGTCTAGGAATTGATCGACAACTTAATCGACCTAACAAAATTATAGCCGTGAAGGTCGATTTTTTAAGAGATGTGTAGAAATGTTGGATTTGCATAATAAGGACGCGCTGACTAATGAGTTCTATGCGCGCATGCAAATCTAGTCGATTGAATGGCAAGGAGGCCACTATGCAATTAGCGGAAGATATCACTGAGGAGAGATATTCCCATAAGTTCAATTAGAAAGGGATATATATCGAGTTGAGTTTTTCTCTCTAATTTGGGCAAGTTTGGTTTGTTGAGTAATCATTAGGAATTCGTAATGCAAATTACATAAGCTTCTATTATTGGCAAGATACTATCGCTTCTTTCAAGGGGGGTTTCCTCAGATTATAGAGGAAAAAAGATCTTCCATAAAACCAACCTCTTGACCTAATCAAATTAAGTTTCGAAGCTAAAATTAATATACTTATTTCAGTTGAATTAAGAGATTATATATACTAGACTAGTTGGTTATGATAACATGACTAATAGGAACATCAGAacagcatatatatacaagcatatatctatatacatataattgtGTGTGCGCGTGTATTACTTTGTTGGAATGTGGTAATCGTTAGAGAAGCAATTTGCACAGACGCACATATTGGGGTATTGTGTAATGGATGTGTATGCAAATAGCTAGCattatttttccatatttAAACGTGATGTTTGATCTAATTGCCTACCGAAAATAACGTGAGCTTAATCAACCCACAGCTGTCAATGAGAAATATTCGCCAAGCTCAATCGCATGTTAGATTTACCATTTAGCAATGACTCTGCCGGCTTGCTTATTAACGAATAATTCTGCCAAATTCCCTACGCTTCGATTATCGTACATGGTTATATATATTGGCCTTTTTTGGTGTATACTATGATATCCGAAAGTTTAACggattccgacttattcaGTACGAACTGGGTTGACcaactaaggggtaaaactctctcgattaagaattttttttttgttacaaaagaGACCCATGGATTAGTACAATGATcgaaattaagaattttctccattcacaagacttgaaCTCGAAACCTTATTTAATGGAAACAAATGCCGAACTATTTGAATCAATCCTTATTATTAGTATATTAGCCTTAACTAGCCCCATATTAAATAACAGCAGCTCTGAGGACACATGCTATCACATATTCTTTTTGGCCTAAAGTATAATTATCCGTGGTTTTCCATCTAAAGCAAGTAAAAATATCGAGACCCAACATTATGTCATCACGAGGTGGAATAAGATAGAGAGCAAAATAAACAAGATTTCTCGTGATGAGAAATCGTGGGCAATAATAACAATGCATAAATCTCAGTAACAAGTCGACTCCATTGTTCTGTTTTATTCATATCTAGTTAATGCAACCCAACGCTCTAATTACTGTAATTATTATGGTTAATAAAACTAGGTGTAATCTTGCACCTTGGCTGAGTAtgtaaaaactaataaaaaactaataaaatttatagaaATACTAGGTGATACCCACGCGTTGCATGgtaatattttatcaattcgtTTATAATCAATTGAAAATAACTAACGCATAtcatgtaaataaataaataaaataggtATCAAGTAGATTTATCACTATAAATTGTGagtgaaaaatgataatatgATAGTAAAAATGTGAAcaatatctacatatatatatatatatataaatcaaccTTAGAGAGATAAAAGCGTAGGAAAAGCTAAAGCAAAATGAGGAAAtgtataaaatgaatttttacgttcactatttataaaatatttaatacattgaatttgaaaaaaaatctcgTATCTCAATGAGTTATTGCAAttataaataagatttttaattttataggaAGGctcataataatatattaatatatacaaataatatggaCATAAATCCGAAATTCAtttaatatgataaaaaaaatatagaaaaaaaatcaattcacCGGTATTGTAAAGTCAAAAACATGAATTTTTCAGTTAAGAATTAAATTCTTCGAACAATTTAAAAGACGATTAACGAgtttagaattttaaaaagtagtGTCTAGTAAGCGTTGCTTGAGTTTATATTGTAATTGATTCTTCAATTTATCTatagaatatttttttcgtAGGATTGCTTTTAACATTCTTATGCAGAATGTTGAAAAAGAAGGATTTCCTTTTCCCAAAACCGTATATAATGTTTATTTGTGGATCTCAAGTTTATTTCATTTGTCAATATaacatttaattataattattatgataGAAGAGTCACTTAATCACAAGTAAAGTGTATTAAAAAAGGGGAATAATTCTTAGATTCAGCGATTAAATATTCAGTCGTACGAAAAGTTTTCGTATTGAAGAATAATATTTCGTACAAAAAGAGTAACGTTTCATACAAAATAATCAGTTAACTGTATATACAAATCAAtcgatttattattttatacgtaatattatttttatataaatattattttttgagtaTGAAAATTTTCCATACGAAATGAATACCGGTCACTAAACTTAAAAAGTTctccaaaaaaaagattgatgGGGTGATTCCTAGGTTGttgacttttatatttttaaacaaTTATGCACGTCATTCGATTACTTTTTACCAGATGCTGATTGATTTGACTTGTGTTTCTTCTTCTGCGCTCTTACATTAGATGAGCACTATCATtaataaagattaaaaaaggTCAAGATGTGGAAACCAGAAGAAGCCGAATCGACAACCCCAGATTAGGATTAGCGTGTATTGGAAACGTGAATAAACTTAATTAGTGGTTTCTGTTTAATTAGGCTGGGGTCGCTCTTTTGCCAGTGAAGAGGTAGAAGAGAAAAAGAACTAATTggcattttcaattttagggGAAACCATCCATGTCCATATCCATACACCcatatatattagtaaaatTGACTCTTATAACAATAAATGCTTtctcattaatgaaataaaaatattagaatAATTTACATAAAAGATTGAGAgagataattaaaataattaatatgtttcatatcatttcttattaaatatatgaacttattgtaatataaaaataaaaaataaaatattcaaaataagAATGGCGTGAAActtcatatttaaaaaatgcattatcaaatttgtataaatatgtaatataCAACGATTAAATAAATACACAATGCACGATAATTGAGACTgttaattgaaatatttatcaagataTCCAAAATTGGTATAATGTTATTAATTGCTTATCATATGAAACTTAAAATTAACAttggaaatattttattgttttaagaattaaatatatatttccgATGATCATACCAATTGTTATAAGAAAtgatatatgtgtgcatataCTAAAacgaacatatatatatatataatgcaaataatataaatgctACAAAgaaattgattatatatagaatttataaaaatattatgatctaataatagaaaaaaattataagatagCCCTATGAATTTAAACTcg from Punica granatum isolate Tunisia-2019 chromosome 2, ASM765513v2, whole genome shotgun sequence includes the following:
- the LOC116194361 gene encoding WAT1-related protein At2g39510, with protein sequence MNTKKLAEMLTRVKPFLGVIFMQFGYAGMSIIAKFALDKGMNQHVFVVYRHIVATLVIAPFALAFERKKRPKMTLSIFIKIMILGLLEPVIDQNLFYTGLKYTTATFTSAMCNVLPAFAFIMAWICRLEKVRLKRVHSQAKILGTIVTVGGAMLMTLVKGKVIDLPWAHHSDTSALASSSTTGPKQDPIKGALMIMSGCFCWAAFVILQAITLKSYPVELTLTALICLMGSLEGSIFAIALEGGIYRASWAIHFDAILLASLYSGVICSGAGYYIQGVVMRSKGPVFVTAFNPLSMIITAILGSLLLHETMYLGRIMGAMVIVVGLYLVLWGKRKDQPTTDSGKAVSSTELDDHRGPIPVANPGNIEIPQYVTVDLTKVRPTNEAV